A region from the Benincasa hispida cultivar B227 chromosome 8, ASM972705v1, whole genome shotgun sequence genome encodes:
- the LOC120083468 gene encoding cytochrome b561 domain-containing protein At4g18260 → MRNFHKLDLIALSVCNAFLLPLVQCSAHEGLQKARSYRSIQDGHEKLSHQKRFDIQLHGLLLWISMGFLMPFGILTIRMSGRMARGSTQLKVFFYLHVVFQTLSLLLATAGAVMSLRKFENLFNNSHQRIGLALYIAIWAQAVIGIFRPQRGKKERNAWFLTHWILGTIISIVGIINIYTGLNAYHKKTSRSIGLWTVLFTAEISFIGFFYLFQDKWEFLQKQGVVLGESEALSPSDEQVETQRQNSKELLPDPCTKQNALRNLFD, encoded by the exons ATGAGAAACTTCCATAAGCTGGACCTTATTGCTCTGAGCGTTTGTAATGCTTTTCTTCTGCCATTAGTTCAATGCTCAGCTCATGAAGGGTTGCAGAAAGCTAGGAGTTACAGGAGCATTCAAGACGGCCATGAAAAG TTAAGCCATCAAAAGAGATTTGATATTCAACTCCATGGATTGCTCCTCTGGATTTCAATGGGGTTTCTAATGCCTTTTGGGATACTTACAATTAGAATGTCTGGTCGAATGGCTCGTGGGTCGACTCAGTTAAAGGTCTTCTTCTACCTCCATGTTGTTTTTCAG ACGCTATCCCTCCTCTTGGCCACAGCTGGAGCTGTAATGTCCCTCAGAAAATTTGAGAACTTATTTAATAATAGCCATCAAAGAATAGGTTTAGCTCTTTACATAGCCATTTGGGCACAGGCTGTGATTGGCATTTTCAGGCCTCAAAG gggaaagaaagaaagaaatgcaTGGTTTCTTACGCATTGGATTCTTGGAACAATAATTTCTATAGTGGGAATCATCAATATCTATACCGGCTTAAATGCCTACCATAAGAAAACTTCAAGAAGCATAGGATTATGGACTGTCCTCTTCACTGCAGAgatctctttcattggtttcttttatttgtttcaagATAAATGGGAGTTTTTGCAGAAGCAAGGGGTTGTTTTAGGGGAATCTGAAGCACTTTCACCTTCTGATGAACAAGTAGAAACTCAAAGGCAAAACTCCAAGGAGTTGTTGCCTGATCCTTGTACCAAACAAAATGCACTCAGAAACTTGTTTGATtaa